The proteins below come from a single Sorghum bicolor cultivar BTx623 chromosome 4, Sorghum_bicolor_NCBIv3, whole genome shotgun sequence genomic window:
- the LOC8056395 gene encoding F-box/LRR-repeat protein 14 yields the protein MEGLPEPLLAEIIKRITRTSDLNAISLVSKHLYNAEAEERVTIRVGCGLHPATKALSSLCFRFPNLWKVEINYSGWTSKQGRQLDNQGILVLSSQCPLLSDLTLSFCSYINDTGIGHLADCKRLKALRLKFAPAISSSGLLSVATGCKNLSAFHLVDCMKVGSVEWLEYLGRAGSVVELVVMDCKGIKQYDLLKFGQGWMKLEKFEFQISNCWSSGTPSNSSYYAHHPYKYDLSCENLKDLRLAHIDIAMRMLGHIVAVPHIGLHFLLRKCKALEKLCLHYVTGLEKSDMIALFQNCSTLRSFTLHELPTLRMPLTDESLVVLGRSCPMLEVVELSFTICSNTYLSEIGLTQGIVMLIQSAPVRVLMLTGIGNFGDEGMRGLSSAQFLETLVLADCEMITDSGISFLSCAPSLSSLTLQQCNKVTDNGMAELVRSQKLESLTVVCCHRISLNGVQGAARSVHYSA from the coding sequence ATGGAGGGTCTCCCAGAGCCACTGCTTGCGGAAATCATCAAGAGGATTACGAGGACAAGCGATCTGAATGCTATTTCCCTAGTGTCAAAGCACCTCTATAATGCTGAGGCCGAGGAAAGGGTTACCATCCGCGTTGGATGTGGCCTTCACCCTGCAACAAAAGCCTTGTCATCACTCTGCTTCCGGTTTCCCAACTTGTGGAAAGTAGAGATCAATTACTCCGGTTGGACCTCCAAACAAGGGAGGCAGTTGGACAACCAAGGGATTCTTGTGCTTTCGTCTCAGTGCCCTTTGCTGTCGGATCTCACATTAAGCTTCTGCTCCTACATTAATGACACTGGTATTGGACATCTAGCGGATTGCAAGAGGCTCAAGGCCCTCAGGCTGAAATTTGCCCCAGCTATAAGTTCTAGTGGGCTTCTTTCGGTAGCGACCGGGTGCAAGAATCTATCTGCTTTCCATCTCGTTGACTGCATGAAAGTAGGCAGTGTGGAGTGGCTTGAGTACCTTGGCAGAGCCGGATCAGTGGTGGAACTTGTGGTGATGGACTGCAAGGGAATCAAACAGTATGACCTCCTAAAGTTCGGTCAAGGATGGATGAAGCTTGAAAAATTTGAGTTTCAGATCAGCAATTGCTGGTCATCAGGGACTCCTTCTAACTCTTCTTATTATGCTCACCACCCGTATAAATATGATCTCAGTTGTGAAAATCTGAAGGATTTGAGGTTGGCGCATATAGATATAGCTATGCGGATGTTGGGGCATATTGTAGCTGTGCCACATATTGGACTCCATTTTCTTTTGAGGAAGTGCAAAGCATTGGAGAAACTTTGCCTGCACTATGTTACTGGCTTAGAGAAGAGCGATATGATTGCACTGTTCCAGAACTGCAGcacccttagaagcttcacaCTCCACGAATTGCCTACGCTGAGGATGCCACTGACTGATGAAAGCCTTGTGGTTCTAGGTCGCAGCTGCCCTATGCTTGAGGTTGTTGAACTGTCCTTCACAATATGTTCCAATACCTATCTATCAGAAATAGGCTTAACACAGGGTATTGTGATGCTGATTCAGTCTGCTCCTGTCCGTGTTCTAATGCTTACTGGCATCGGCAATTTTGGTGATGAGGGAATGAGGGGCCTCTCATCCGCACAATTCTTGGAGACACTCGTGCTTGCGGATTGCGAAATGATAACTGATTCTGGGATAAGTTTCTTATCGTGCGCACCGTCCTTGAGCAGTCTCACTCTCCAACAATGCAATAAAGTAACTGATAATGGAATGGCTGAGCTGGTACGTTCGCAGAAATTGGAGTCTTTGACTGTTGTATGCTGTCATCGGATCTCTCTGAATGGCGTGCAGGGGGCTGCCAGATCAGTACACTATTCCGCCTAG